In Carassius auratus strain Wakin unplaced genomic scaffold, ASM336829v1 scaf_tig00009083, whole genome shotgun sequence, the following proteins share a genomic window:
- the LOC113072453 gene encoding serine/threonine-protein phosphatase 6 regulatory subunit 3-like isoform X1, whose amino-acid sequence MFWKFDLHTTSHIDTLLEKEDVTLTEVMDEEDVLQECKSQNHKLVDFLVRPQCMEDLVSYITQEPNDDVEEKIKYKYPNISCELLTSDVSQINDMLGEDENLLMKLYSFLQNEPPLNPLLASFFSKVLSILIGRKPEQIVEFLRKREDFVDLLIKHIGTSAIMDLLLRMLTCIEPQQLRQDVLNWLNEEKVIQRLVDMVQPSQDEDRHSNASQSLCEIIRLSRDQMFQVQGCSEPDPLLATLEKQETVEQLLSNIFDKEKNESAIVSVIQILLTLFETRRPAFEGHLEICPSGMNHPSFSVNQSILDAVRPRLKDFHQLLLEPPKKTVLNTTWGVLDPPVGNTRLNVVRLVTSLLQTNTHIINQELIALNTLGVILDMYFKYLWNNFLHTQVEICTAMILAMPSTQSESPEINRENDQEPIRENILIKHLFQKCQLIQRILDAWGSNEKEQTEGGRRRGYMGHLTRIANSIVHNSDKGPNGTQIQQLLSELPEEDRERWEAFTSGQLADTNKKNTVDLVNTHHIHSSSDDEVDFKDSGFHQDSSIQQAFSDYQMQQMTSNFIEQFGFNDEEFADQDDVGDIPFDRISDINFSLNTNESANMALFEACCKEKIQQFEDAGSDEEDIWDEKDVTFAPEAQRRPRSSGSTDSEDSTDSEEEDGKRDPFESTNATSDDKMEVDSGDGSVWTANFDDIPMDTGSSTAPSAPVSTSQTAVPEPSGWNSPNTAANAERGWADFSSFTPVSPKDPLRSNSPVAMETSIETDPLGVNAPMQPENTEEWLPNETTPTSPRGRVGDGLDPEEEPVSDRITETVTNGSMKETVSLTVDAKTETAIFKRVLKSYREEETRSTSDDASAKLFVAESGEVEKSSCPPSNCQKPGLKHLEEKAKSTCKALNGPLEDAAAMDEAKSEQCTANPETAVNGPA is encoded by the exons ATGTTTTGGAAGTTTGATCTGCACACGACATCCCACATTGACACACTCCTGGAAAAGGAGGATGTTACGCTGACAGAGGTGATGGATGAGGAGGATGTCTTACAGGAGTGCAAGTCTCAGAACCACAAGCTCGTGGACTTCCTGGTGAGGCCACAGTGCATGGAGGATCTCGTGAGCTACATCACTCAGGAGCCCAATGACGATGTGGAGGAGAAGATcaaatataa gtaTCCCAACATATCCTGTGAACTCCTGACCTCAGATGTTAGCCAGATCAATGACATGCTGGGTGAAGATGAAAATTTACTGATGAAACTCTACAGCTTCCTACAGAATGAGCCTCCCCTCAATCCGCTTCTGGCCAGTTTCTTCAGCAAGGTCCTGAGCATCCTCATTGGGAGGAAACCAGAGCAG ATCGTAGAGTTCCTCAGGAAGAGGGAAGATTTTGTGGATCTGTTGATCAAGCACATAGGGACCTCGGCCATTATGGACCTCCTGCTCCGGATGCTCACCTGCATCGAGCCACAGCAGCTTAGACAAGATGTATTAAAT TGGCTAAATGAAGAGAAAGTTATACAGCGGCTGGTTGACATGGTGCAGCCATCACAAGATGAGGAT AGACACTCAAACGCGTCTCAGTCACTCTGTGAGATCATTCGGCTGAGCAGAGATCAAATGTTCCAGGTGCAGGGCTGCTCAGAGCCCGACCCTCTGCTGGCCACACTAGAGAA ACAAGAGACGGTAGAGCAGTTGCTGTCAAACATCTTTGACAAAGAGAAGAATGAGTCTGCCATAGTCAGTGTGATCCAGATTCTTCTGACCCTATTTGAGACACGGAGACCAGC GTTTGAAGGCCATCTGGAGATTTGTCCCTCTGGAATGAACCACCCTTCATTCTCTGTCAATCAGAGTATCCTAGATGCTGTCAGACCCAGGCTGAAAGATTTTCACCAGCTTTTGCTCGAGCCCCCAAAG AAAACGGTCTTGAATACCACATGGGGAGTGTTGGATCCACCAGTGGGAAATACTCGTCTAAATGTGGTGCGACTAGTGACCAGCCTTCTTCAGACCAACACACATATCATCAACCAGGAGCTCATTGCCCTCAACACATTGGGAGTCATACTA GACATGTACTTTAAATACTTGTGGAATAATTTTCTACACACACAAGTAGAAATCTGTACGGCGATGATCTTAGCGATGCCTTCAACCCAAAGTGAATCTCCTGAAATCAACAGAGAAAACGACCAAGAGCCCATAAGAGAAAACATCCTTATTAAACAT CTCTTTCAGAAGTGCCAGTTAATACAGAGAATTCTTGATGCCTGGGGATCAAATGAGAAGGAGCA GACTGAGGGTGGGCGGCGGAGAGGTTACATGGGTCATCTGACTAGAATAGCAAACTCTATAGTCCACAACAGCGACAAAGGCCCCAATGGGACACAAATTCAGCAGCTCCTCTCAG AGCTTCCAGAGGAGGATAGGGAACGATGGGAAGCGTTTACTTCAGGACAGCTAGCAGATACAAACAAGAAAAACACTGTTGACTTA GTTAACACACACCACATACACTCATCCAGTGACGATGAGGTAGATTTTAAAGACAGCGGGTTTCATCAGGACTCCTCCATACAGCAA GCCTTTTCTGATTATCAGATGCAACAAATGACGTCCAATTTTATTGAGCAGTTTGGCTTCAATGATGAAGAGTTTGCCGATCAGGATGATGTCGGAGA TATTCCCTTTGATAGAATATCAGACATCAATTTTTCCTTGAATACAAATGAAAGT gcaaacatggctctctttgaggccTGCTGTAAGGAAAAGATCCAGCAGTTTGAGGATGCAGGATCGGATGAGGAAGACATCTGGGATGAGAAGGATGTCACATTCGCACCGGAAGCTCAGAGACGTCCCAG GAGCTCAGGAAGTACAGATAGCGAGGATAGTACGGACTCTGAGGAGGAGGATGGGAAGCGAGACCCATTCGAATCCACCAACGCCACCTCTGACGACAAAATGGAAGTAGACTCTGGGGATG GATCGGTATGGACGGCAAATTTTGATGACATACCTATGGACACGGGCAGCTCCACGGCTCCCAGCGCACCTGTCTCAACCTCACAGACTGCAGTGCCCGAACCTTCAGGCTGGAACTCTCCGAACACTGCTGCAAACGCAGAGAGAGGTTGGGCTGACTTCTCCAGCTTCACACCTGTCAG tCCCAAGGATCCTTTGAGGAGCAATTCCCCTGTAGCCATGGAGACCAGCATAGAAACAGACCCTCTGGGAGTCAACGCGCCCATGCAGCCAGAAA ACACAGAGGAGTGGCTTCCCAATGAGACCACCCCGACTTCCCCTAGAGGGAGGGTAGGGGATGGCTTGGACCCTGAGGAAGAGCCTGTCAGTGACCGCATCACAGAAACGGTCACCAACGGCTCTATGAAGGAGACGGTCAGCCTTACTGTAGACGCCAAAACTGAAACCGCAATTTTCAAGAG AGTGTTGAAATCGTATCG CGAAGAAGAGACACGATCTACCTCTGATGACGCATCTGCAAAGTTGTTCGTTGCAGAGAGTGGGGAAGTGGAGAAAAGCAGTTGTCCTCCTAGCAACTGTCAGAAACCAGG tctaAAGCACTTAGAAGAGAAAGCAAAATCCACTTGCAAAGCTCTAAATGGTCCTCTTGAGGATGCGGCTGCTATGGACGAAGCCAA ATCAGAGCAGTGCACGGCCAACCCCGAGACAGCAGTGAACGGTCCAGCATGA
- the LOC113072453 gene encoding serine/threonine-protein phosphatase 6 regulatory subunit 3-B-like isoform X4: MFWKFDLHTTSHIDTLLEKEDVTLTEVMDEEDVLQECKSQNHKLVDFLVRPQCMEDLVSYITQEPNDDVEEKIKYKYPNISCELLTSDVSQINDMLGEDENLLMKLYSFLQNEPPLNPLLASFFSKVLSILIGRKPEQIVEFLRKREDFVDLLIKHIGTSAIMDLLLRMLTCIEPQQLRQDVLNWLNEEKVIQRLVDMVQPSQDEDRHSNASQSLCEIIRLSRDQMFQVQGCSEPDPLLATLEKQETVEQLLSNIFDKEKNESAIVSVIQILLTLFETRRPAFEGHLEICPSGMNHPSFSVNQSILDAVRPRLKDFHQLLLEPPKKTVLNTTWGVLDPPVGNTRLNVVRLVTSLLQTNTHIINQELIALNTLGVILDMYFKYLWNNFLHTQVEICTAMILAMPSTQSESPEINRENDQEPIRENILIKHLFQKCQLIQRILDAWGSNEKEQTEGGRRRGYMGHLTRIANSIVHNSDKGPNGTQIQQLLSELPEEDRERWEAFTSGQLADTNKKNTVDLVNTHHIHSSSDDEVDFKDSGFHQDSSIQQFGFNDEEFADQDDVGDIPFDRISDINFSLNTNESANMALFEACCKEKIQQFEDAGSDEEDIWDEKDVTFAPEAQRRPRSSGSTDSEDSTDSEEEDGKRDPFESTNATSDDKMEVDSGDGSVWTANFDDIPMDTGSSTAPSAPVSTSQTAVPEPSGWNSPNTAANAERGWADFSSFTPVSPKDPLRSNSPVAMETSIETDPLGVNAPMQPENTEEWLPNETTPTSPRGRVGDGLDPEEEPVSDRITETVTNGSMKETVSLTVDAKTETAIFKRVLKSYREEETRSTSDDASAKLFVAESGEVEKSSCPPSNCQKPGLKHLEEKAKSTCKALNGPLEDAAAMDEAKSEQCTANPETAVNGPA; encoded by the exons ATGTTTTGGAAGTTTGATCTGCACACGACATCCCACATTGACACACTCCTGGAAAAGGAGGATGTTACGCTGACAGAGGTGATGGATGAGGAGGATGTCTTACAGGAGTGCAAGTCTCAGAACCACAAGCTCGTGGACTTCCTGGTGAGGCCACAGTGCATGGAGGATCTCGTGAGCTACATCACTCAGGAGCCCAATGACGATGTGGAGGAGAAGATcaaatataa gtaTCCCAACATATCCTGTGAACTCCTGACCTCAGATGTTAGCCAGATCAATGACATGCTGGGTGAAGATGAAAATTTACTGATGAAACTCTACAGCTTCCTACAGAATGAGCCTCCCCTCAATCCGCTTCTGGCCAGTTTCTTCAGCAAGGTCCTGAGCATCCTCATTGGGAGGAAACCAGAGCAG ATCGTAGAGTTCCTCAGGAAGAGGGAAGATTTTGTGGATCTGTTGATCAAGCACATAGGGACCTCGGCCATTATGGACCTCCTGCTCCGGATGCTCACCTGCATCGAGCCACAGCAGCTTAGACAAGATGTATTAAAT TGGCTAAATGAAGAGAAAGTTATACAGCGGCTGGTTGACATGGTGCAGCCATCACAAGATGAGGAT AGACACTCAAACGCGTCTCAGTCACTCTGTGAGATCATTCGGCTGAGCAGAGATCAAATGTTCCAGGTGCAGGGCTGCTCAGAGCCCGACCCTCTGCTGGCCACACTAGAGAA ACAAGAGACGGTAGAGCAGTTGCTGTCAAACATCTTTGACAAAGAGAAGAATGAGTCTGCCATAGTCAGTGTGATCCAGATTCTTCTGACCCTATTTGAGACACGGAGACCAGC GTTTGAAGGCCATCTGGAGATTTGTCCCTCTGGAATGAACCACCCTTCATTCTCTGTCAATCAGAGTATCCTAGATGCTGTCAGACCCAGGCTGAAAGATTTTCACCAGCTTTTGCTCGAGCCCCCAAAG AAAACGGTCTTGAATACCACATGGGGAGTGTTGGATCCACCAGTGGGAAATACTCGTCTAAATGTGGTGCGACTAGTGACCAGCCTTCTTCAGACCAACACACATATCATCAACCAGGAGCTCATTGCCCTCAACACATTGGGAGTCATACTA GACATGTACTTTAAATACTTGTGGAATAATTTTCTACACACACAAGTAGAAATCTGTACGGCGATGATCTTAGCGATGCCTTCAACCCAAAGTGAATCTCCTGAAATCAACAGAGAAAACGACCAAGAGCCCATAAGAGAAAACATCCTTATTAAACAT CTCTTTCAGAAGTGCCAGTTAATACAGAGAATTCTTGATGCCTGGGGATCAAATGAGAAGGAGCA GACTGAGGGTGGGCGGCGGAGAGGTTACATGGGTCATCTGACTAGAATAGCAAACTCTATAGTCCACAACAGCGACAAAGGCCCCAATGGGACACAAATTCAGCAGCTCCTCTCAG AGCTTCCAGAGGAGGATAGGGAACGATGGGAAGCGTTTACTTCAGGACAGCTAGCAGATACAAACAAGAAAAACACTGTTGACTTA GTTAACACACACCACATACACTCATCCAGTGACGATGAGGTAGATTTTAAAGACAGCGGGTTTCATCAGGACTCCTCCATACAGCAA TTTGGCTTCAATGATGAAGAGTTTGCCGATCAGGATGATGTCGGAGA TATTCCCTTTGATAGAATATCAGACATCAATTTTTCCTTGAATACAAATGAAAGT gcaaacatggctctctttgaggccTGCTGTAAGGAAAAGATCCAGCAGTTTGAGGATGCAGGATCGGATGAGGAAGACATCTGGGATGAGAAGGATGTCACATTCGCACCGGAAGCTCAGAGACGTCCCAG GAGCTCAGGAAGTACAGATAGCGAGGATAGTACGGACTCTGAGGAGGAGGATGGGAAGCGAGACCCATTCGAATCCACCAACGCCACCTCTGACGACAAAATGGAAGTAGACTCTGGGGATG GATCGGTATGGACGGCAAATTTTGATGACATACCTATGGACACGGGCAGCTCCACGGCTCCCAGCGCACCTGTCTCAACCTCACAGACTGCAGTGCCCGAACCTTCAGGCTGGAACTCTCCGAACACTGCTGCAAACGCAGAGAGAGGTTGGGCTGACTTCTCCAGCTTCACACCTGTCAG tCCCAAGGATCCTTTGAGGAGCAATTCCCCTGTAGCCATGGAGACCAGCATAGAAACAGACCCTCTGGGAGTCAACGCGCCCATGCAGCCAGAAA ACACAGAGGAGTGGCTTCCCAATGAGACCACCCCGACTTCCCCTAGAGGGAGGGTAGGGGATGGCTTGGACCCTGAGGAAGAGCCTGTCAGTGACCGCATCACAGAAACGGTCACCAACGGCTCTATGAAGGAGACGGTCAGCCTTACTGTAGACGCCAAAACTGAAACCGCAATTTTCAAGAG AGTGTTGAAATCGTATCG CGAAGAAGAGACACGATCTACCTCTGATGACGCATCTGCAAAGTTGTTCGTTGCAGAGAGTGGGGAAGTGGAGAAAAGCAGTTGTCCTCCTAGCAACTGTCAGAAACCAGG tctaAAGCACTTAGAAGAGAAAGCAAAATCCACTTGCAAAGCTCTAAATGGTCCTCTTGAGGATGCGGCTGCTATGGACGAAGCCAA ATCAGAGCAGTGCACGGCCAACCCCGAGACAGCAGTGAACGGTCCAGCATGA
- the LOC113072453 gene encoding serine/threonine-protein phosphatase 6 regulatory subunit 3-like isoform X2: protein MFWKFDLHTTSHIDTLLEKEDVTLTEVMDEEDVLQECKSQNHKLVDFLVRPQCMEDLVSYITQEPNDDVEEKIKYKYPNISCELLTSDVSQINDMLGEDENLLMKLYSFLQNEPPLNPLLASFFSKVLSILIGRKPEQIVEFLRKREDFVDLLIKHIGTSAIMDLLLRMLTCIEPQQLRQDVLNWLNEEKVIQRLVDMVQPSQDEDRHSNASQSLCEIIRLSRDQMFQVQGCSEPDPLLATLEKQETVEQLLSNIFDKEKNESAIVSVIQILLTLFETRRPAFEGHLEICPSGMNHPSFSVNQSILDAVRPRLKDFHQLLLEPPKKTVLNTTWGVLDPPVGNTRLNVVRLVTSLLQTNTHIINQELIALNTLGVILDMYFKYLWNNFLHTQVEICTAMILAMPSTQSESPEINRENDQEPIRENILIKHLFQKCQLIQRILDAWGSNEKEQTEGGRRRGYMGHLTRIANSIVHNSDKGPNGTQIQQLLSELPEEDRERWEAFTSGQLADTNKKNTVDLVNTHHIHSSSDDEVDFKDSGFHQDSSIQQAFSDYQMQQMTSNFIEQFGFNDEEFADQDDVGDIPFDRISDINFSLNTNESANMALFEACCKEKIQQFEDAGSDEEDIWDEKDVTFAPEAQRRPRSSGSTDSEDSTDSEEEDGKRDPFESTNATSDDKMEVDSGDGSVWTANFDDIPMDTGSSTAPSAPVSTSQTAVPEPSGWNSPNTAANAERGWADFSSFTPVSPKDPLRSNSPVAMETSIETDPLGVNAPMQPENTEEWLPNETTPTSPRGRVGDGLDPEEEPVSDRITETVTNGSMKETVSLTVDAKTETAIFKSEEETRSTSDDASAKLFVAESGEVEKSSCPPSNCQKPGLKHLEEKAKSTCKALNGPLEDAAAMDEAKSEQCTANPETAVNGPA from the exons ATGTTTTGGAAGTTTGATCTGCACACGACATCCCACATTGACACACTCCTGGAAAAGGAGGATGTTACGCTGACAGAGGTGATGGATGAGGAGGATGTCTTACAGGAGTGCAAGTCTCAGAACCACAAGCTCGTGGACTTCCTGGTGAGGCCACAGTGCATGGAGGATCTCGTGAGCTACATCACTCAGGAGCCCAATGACGATGTGGAGGAGAAGATcaaatataa gtaTCCCAACATATCCTGTGAACTCCTGACCTCAGATGTTAGCCAGATCAATGACATGCTGGGTGAAGATGAAAATTTACTGATGAAACTCTACAGCTTCCTACAGAATGAGCCTCCCCTCAATCCGCTTCTGGCCAGTTTCTTCAGCAAGGTCCTGAGCATCCTCATTGGGAGGAAACCAGAGCAG ATCGTAGAGTTCCTCAGGAAGAGGGAAGATTTTGTGGATCTGTTGATCAAGCACATAGGGACCTCGGCCATTATGGACCTCCTGCTCCGGATGCTCACCTGCATCGAGCCACAGCAGCTTAGACAAGATGTATTAAAT TGGCTAAATGAAGAGAAAGTTATACAGCGGCTGGTTGACATGGTGCAGCCATCACAAGATGAGGAT AGACACTCAAACGCGTCTCAGTCACTCTGTGAGATCATTCGGCTGAGCAGAGATCAAATGTTCCAGGTGCAGGGCTGCTCAGAGCCCGACCCTCTGCTGGCCACACTAGAGAA ACAAGAGACGGTAGAGCAGTTGCTGTCAAACATCTTTGACAAAGAGAAGAATGAGTCTGCCATAGTCAGTGTGATCCAGATTCTTCTGACCCTATTTGAGACACGGAGACCAGC GTTTGAAGGCCATCTGGAGATTTGTCCCTCTGGAATGAACCACCCTTCATTCTCTGTCAATCAGAGTATCCTAGATGCTGTCAGACCCAGGCTGAAAGATTTTCACCAGCTTTTGCTCGAGCCCCCAAAG AAAACGGTCTTGAATACCACATGGGGAGTGTTGGATCCACCAGTGGGAAATACTCGTCTAAATGTGGTGCGACTAGTGACCAGCCTTCTTCAGACCAACACACATATCATCAACCAGGAGCTCATTGCCCTCAACACATTGGGAGTCATACTA GACATGTACTTTAAATACTTGTGGAATAATTTTCTACACACACAAGTAGAAATCTGTACGGCGATGATCTTAGCGATGCCTTCAACCCAAAGTGAATCTCCTGAAATCAACAGAGAAAACGACCAAGAGCCCATAAGAGAAAACATCCTTATTAAACAT CTCTTTCAGAAGTGCCAGTTAATACAGAGAATTCTTGATGCCTGGGGATCAAATGAGAAGGAGCA GACTGAGGGTGGGCGGCGGAGAGGTTACATGGGTCATCTGACTAGAATAGCAAACTCTATAGTCCACAACAGCGACAAAGGCCCCAATGGGACACAAATTCAGCAGCTCCTCTCAG AGCTTCCAGAGGAGGATAGGGAACGATGGGAAGCGTTTACTTCAGGACAGCTAGCAGATACAAACAAGAAAAACACTGTTGACTTA GTTAACACACACCACATACACTCATCCAGTGACGATGAGGTAGATTTTAAAGACAGCGGGTTTCATCAGGACTCCTCCATACAGCAA GCCTTTTCTGATTATCAGATGCAACAAATGACGTCCAATTTTATTGAGCAGTTTGGCTTCAATGATGAAGAGTTTGCCGATCAGGATGATGTCGGAGA TATTCCCTTTGATAGAATATCAGACATCAATTTTTCCTTGAATACAAATGAAAGT gcaaacatggctctctttgaggccTGCTGTAAGGAAAAGATCCAGCAGTTTGAGGATGCAGGATCGGATGAGGAAGACATCTGGGATGAGAAGGATGTCACATTCGCACCGGAAGCTCAGAGACGTCCCAG GAGCTCAGGAAGTACAGATAGCGAGGATAGTACGGACTCTGAGGAGGAGGATGGGAAGCGAGACCCATTCGAATCCACCAACGCCACCTCTGACGACAAAATGGAAGTAGACTCTGGGGATG GATCGGTATGGACGGCAAATTTTGATGACATACCTATGGACACGGGCAGCTCCACGGCTCCCAGCGCACCTGTCTCAACCTCACAGACTGCAGTGCCCGAACCTTCAGGCTGGAACTCTCCGAACACTGCTGCAAACGCAGAGAGAGGTTGGGCTGACTTCTCCAGCTTCACACCTGTCAG tCCCAAGGATCCTTTGAGGAGCAATTCCCCTGTAGCCATGGAGACCAGCATAGAAACAGACCCTCTGGGAGTCAACGCGCCCATGCAGCCAGAAA ACACAGAGGAGTGGCTTCCCAATGAGACCACCCCGACTTCCCCTAGAGGGAGGGTAGGGGATGGCTTGGACCCTGAGGAAGAGCCTGTCAGTGACCGCATCACAGAAACGGTCACCAACGGCTCTATGAAGGAGACGGTCAGCCTTACTGTAGACGCCAAAACTGAAACCGCAATTTTCAAGAG CGAAGAAGAGACACGATCTACCTCTGATGACGCATCTGCAAAGTTGTTCGTTGCAGAGAGTGGGGAAGTGGAGAAAAGCAGTTGTCCTCCTAGCAACTGTCAGAAACCAGG tctaAAGCACTTAGAAGAGAAAGCAAAATCCACTTGCAAAGCTCTAAATGGTCCTCTTGAGGATGCGGCTGCTATGGACGAAGCCAA ATCAGAGCAGTGCACGGCCAACCCCGAGACAGCAGTGAACGGTCCAGCATGA